Proteins from a single region of Pirellulales bacterium:
- a CDS encoding D-2-hydroxyacid dehydrogenase yields MGGVVARWPVRIVLCYPVEPHHIAEIQAVAPHDEIVDAGQERIAEALLEADIFCGHAKVPVPWEETVRRGRLRWIQSTAAGTDHCLVPCVIESDIPVTSASGVLADQVAEHTLALLTGLCRGMPVFYRAQQRKEFIRRPTRDVHHSTIGIVGLGGVGRRVAQLLAPLKTRILATDTFPVDRPTEVAELWPAERLDDLLRAVDVLILCAPLTPLTRGLIGERQLALLRPGALVVNVARGPIVVEQALAGALESGHLGGAALDVTETEPLPSTSRLWDLPNVIITPHVGGQSARRIDDMTRFFCENLRRWHAGLPLNNLVDKRLGYPVRRAMQRA; encoded by the coding sequence ATGGGGGGAGTGGTCGCGAGGTGGCCCGTGCGCATTGTGCTTTGCTATCCGGTCGAGCCGCATCACATCGCCGAGATCCAGGCTGTTGCGCCGCACGACGAGATCGTCGACGCCGGGCAGGAGCGGATCGCCGAAGCATTGCTCGAGGCCGATATCTTCTGCGGCCATGCCAAAGTGCCGGTGCCTTGGGAAGAGACCGTGCGTCGCGGCCGACTGCGCTGGATTCAATCGACCGCGGCCGGCACCGACCACTGCCTGGTACCCTGCGTCATCGAGTCGGACATCCCGGTCACGAGCGCCTCGGGAGTGCTGGCCGACCAGGTGGCCGAGCACACGCTGGCACTGTTGACCGGACTCTGCCGGGGCATGCCGGTGTTCTACCGGGCCCAGCAGCGCAAGGAGTTTATCCGCCGCCCCACGCGCGACGTGCATCACTCGACGATCGGCATCGTCGGCTTGGGGGGGGTTGGGCGGCGCGTAGCACAATTGCTGGCGCCGCTCAAGACGCGCATCCTGGCAACCGATACGTTTCCCGTCGATCGGCCGACCGAAGTCGCCGAACTCTGGCCCGCCGAGCGGCTCGATGATCTGTTGCGCGCCGTCGACGTCTTGATTCTCTGCGCTCCGTTGACCCCCTTGACCCGAGGGCTCATCGGCGAGCGCCAATTGGCGCTGCTGCGGCCGGGCGCGCTCGTCGTGAACGTTGCGCGCGGACCCATCGTTGTTGAGCAAGCACTCGCGGGGGCGCTCGAGTCGGGACATCTGGGCGGCGCGGCGCTCGACGTGACAGAGACCGAACCTTTGCCGAGCACTAGTCGTCTCTGGGACCTGCCGAACGTCATCATCACACCGCATGTCGGCGGTCAAAGCGCGCGGCGCATCGACGATATGACGCGCTTCTTCTGCGAAAACCTGCGCCGCTGGCACGCTGGCCTGCCGCTGAACAATCTCGTCGACAAGCGGCTCGGCTACCCCGTGCGGCGCGCGATGCAGCGCGCTTAG
- a CDS encoding MATE family efflux transporter encodes MKTVLASWWNREAGGREILALAIPLCISTSSWTIMQFIDRLFLYWYTPVALAAALPSALVSFLSCCVFFGVASYVNTFVSQYYGAGRSERIGLAVWQGVWIALFITPPLFATIPMATWLFSLSGHDAAVQHQEVVYYQICTLGAPAVVIGTALSAFFTGRGDVRTIMVVDLLAAAVNIFFDYLWIFGRGGFPELGIAGAAWATILAQWLKAVICLWLFLQPQFRAAFGTWSGCRFDGELLSRLLRFGTPSGMQWLLEAGGFTGLVMLVGRLGQHELTVTNLVFNVGNIGFLPLYGFSVAATTYVGQKLGENRPDLAARGAWTAFHVATVYIAVVSTVFTVFPDVILSLHAGEDAAQFAATRDLAVVLLRFVALYCLFDAMNLIFIGALKGAGDTRFIMINSAIMSTIPCTIAWVGIEHFGFGLMATWVIITVWVILLGLIYLARFLQGRWKSMRVIEAQMIDEPDAELVLEGAGIE; translated from the coding sequence ATGAAGACCGTGCTGGCAAGCTGGTGGAACCGCGAGGCCGGGGGGCGCGAAATCCTCGCGCTGGCGATCCCGCTGTGCATCTCGACGTCCTCGTGGACGATCATGCAGTTCATCGATCGCTTGTTCCTCTACTGGTACACGCCCGTGGCGCTGGCCGCTGCGCTGCCGTCGGCGCTGGTGAGTTTCTTGTCCTGCTGCGTGTTCTTCGGAGTCGCCTCGTACGTCAACACGTTTGTGTCGCAATACTACGGGGCGGGCCGGTCGGAGCGGATCGGGCTGGCAGTCTGGCAGGGCGTCTGGATCGCGCTGTTCATCACGCCGCCGCTATTCGCGACGATCCCGATGGCAACGTGGCTGTTCAGCTTGAGCGGCCACGACGCGGCGGTGCAGCACCAGGAAGTGGTCTACTACCAAATCTGTACGCTCGGCGCGCCGGCCGTCGTCATCGGCACGGCGCTGTCGGCCTTCTTCACGGGCCGCGGCGATGTGCGCACGATCATGGTGGTCGACTTGCTGGCGGCGGCGGTGAACATCTTCTTCGACTACTTGTGGATTTTCGGCCGCGGCGGATTTCCCGAGTTGGGGATCGCCGGCGCAGCCTGGGCGACGATCCTTGCCCAATGGCTCAAGGCCGTGATTTGCCTGTGGCTGTTTCTGCAACCGCAGTTCCGTGCCGCCTTCGGCACCTGGAGCGGCTGTCGCTTCGACGGGGAGCTGCTGTCGCGGTTGTTGCGCTTCGGCACGCCTAGCGGCATGCAATGGCTGCTCGAGGCTGGCGGGTTTACCGGGCTGGTGATGCTCGTCGGCCGGTTAGGACAACACGAGCTGACCGTGACGAACCTGGTGTTCAACGTCGGCAACATCGGCTTCTTGCCGCTGTACGGGTTCAGTGTCGCGGCAACGACCTACGTCGGCCAGAAACTCGGCGAAAACCGCCCGGACCTCGCCGCGCGCGGCGCCTGGACGGCGTTTCACGTGGCAACGGTTTACATCGCCGTCGTCTCCACGGTCTTTACCGTCTTTCCCGATGTGATTCTTTCGCTGCATGCGGGCGAAGACGCCGCGCAGTTTGCCGCCACGCGGGATCTGGCCGTCGTGTTGCTGCGGTTCGTGGCGCTGTACTGCCTCTTCGATGCGATGAACTTGATCTTCATTGGCGCCTTGAAGGGCGCCGGCGATACGCGGTTCATCATGATCAACTCGGCGATCATGTCGACGATTCCCTGCACGATTGCCTGGGTCGGCATCGAGCATTTCGGATTTGGGTTGATGGCCACCTGGGTGATCATCACCGTCTGGGTGATTCTGCTGGGATTGATTTACCTCGCGCGGTTCTTGCAGGGCCGCTGGAAGTCGATGCGCGTGATCGAGGCCCAGATGATCGACGAGCCGGACGCCGAACTGGTGCTCGAAGGCGCGGGCATCGAGTAA
- a CDS encoding sulfatase: protein MPKANMLGGLPSIGLYCGWIVIMLIGRGPVVAAEPERRPNVVWIVCDDLRCALSCYGDTTAQSPNIDRLAARGIRFDCAYCQYPVCNPSRTSFLSGLRPETTRVVDNRVRPQDALPDVVWLPEWFRQHGYRTIKAGKVFHTGTGFEDPPVWDVNLPEDPRAKQPAPATIERRQGDGGIVLNVADEDAWDGRLAKRGVDLLASATAGEQPFLLVVGFRRPHTPYMAPRRYFELFPPDAMGLPQEPAAHLAGIPAIALTYKPGTPLPSEQQRRETIAAYHATTAYLDALVGRLIAELDALRLWDNTLVVLTSDHGYHLYEHGGLLHKMTVFEQSARVPLIVVAPHGARAAASPRLVELVDLYPTLAEFCGMPLPEHLEGTSFVPLFDEPQRPWKSAAFTVVSHVGGIQGGDRLDPDRLGRSVRTEQARYTEWPDGSREYYDYTDDPHEFQNRAANPNFASAVETLRQALAQGWRAARPAVESKRQASARPAGAARRAAQ, encoded by the coding sequence GTGCCCAAGGCGAATATGCTCGGCGGGCTGCCGTCGATCGGTCTGTACTGCGGATGGATCGTCATCATGTTGATCGGCCGCGGCCCGGTCGTGGCCGCCGAGCCCGAGCGGCGTCCCAACGTCGTGTGGATCGTGTGCGACGATCTGCGCTGCGCGCTCTCGTGCTACGGCGATACCACGGCGCAATCGCCGAACATCGATCGCCTCGCGGCGCGGGGGATTCGCTTCGACTGCGCCTATTGCCAGTACCCAGTCTGCAATCCGTCGCGGACATCATTCCTCTCGGGGCTGCGGCCCGAGACCACGCGCGTGGTCGACAACCGCGTCCGGCCGCAAGACGCCCTGCCCGATGTGGTTTGGCTGCCGGAGTGGTTCCGCCAACACGGTTATCGCACGATCAAAGCCGGCAAGGTGTTTCACACGGGCACCGGTTTCGAAGATCCGCCGGTTTGGGACGTGAACCTGCCGGAGGATCCCCGCGCCAAGCAGCCGGCGCCCGCGACGATCGAGCGGCGCCAAGGCGACGGCGGGATCGTGTTGAACGTGGCGGATGAAGACGCATGGGACGGCCGGCTAGCAAAGCGGGGCGTCGACCTGCTTGCCTCGGCGACCGCCGGCGAGCAACCGTTCTTGTTGGTCGTCGGATTCCGCCGGCCGCATACGCCCTACATGGCTCCCCGGCGCTATTTTGAACTGTTTCCCCCGGATGCGATGGGTTTGCCGCAAGAGCCTGCCGCACACCTGGCCGGGATCCCGGCCATTGCGTTGACGTACAAGCCGGGCACGCCGCTGCCCTCAGAGCAGCAGCGTCGCGAGACGATTGCCGCGTATCACGCGACGACGGCCTATCTCGACGCCCTCGTGGGGCGGTTGATAGCCGAGCTCGACGCGCTACGTCTGTGGGACAACACACTCGTCGTCCTGACCAGCGACCACGGCTATCACCTGTACGAGCACGGTGGCTTGCTGCACAAGATGACCGTGTTCGAGCAATCGGCCCGGGTGCCGTTGATCGTCGTCGCGCCGCACGGCGCGCGGGCTGCCGCTTCGCCGCGGCTGGTCGAACTGGTCGATCTTTACCCGACGCTGGCCGAGTTTTGTGGCATGCCGCTGCCCGAGCACCTCGAAGGCACCAGCTTCGTGCCGCTGTTCGACGAGCCGCAGCGCCCCTGGAAAAGCGCGGCGTTCACGGTGGTGAGCCACGTCGGCGGCATCCAAGGAGGCGATCGGCTTGATCCCGATCGGCTGGGGCGCTCTGTACGTACGGAGCAGGCCCGCTACACGGAATGGCCCGACGGCAGCCGCGAGTATTACGACTACACCGACGATCCGCACGAGTTTCAGAATCGCGCGGCGAATCCGAATTTCGCGTCAGCGGTCGAGACGCTGCGTCAAGCACTGGCGCAAGGTTGGCGTGCGGCGAGGCCCGCAGTTGAGTCGAAGCGTCAAGCGAGCGCGCGTCCAGCGGGCGCAGCACGGCGTGCAGCTCAGTAG
- a CDS encoding glycoside hydrolase produces MSAVRVLVGTRKGAFVLTSDESRQNWETSGPHFAGWEVYHLKASPIVPDRIFASQSSAWFGQLIQRSDDGGRTWTPVGNKFSYDGPTGTHLWYDGTPHPWEFKRVWCLEPSLTDPDVIYAGAEDAAFFRSDDGGQSWRELAGLRTHPTSNVWSPGAGGMCLHTLLFDPTNANRMYCAISAAGAFRTDDGGHTWTPINRGLRSEQIPNPTAEVGHCVHRIAMHPSRPGVLFMQKHWDIMRSDDGGDSWYEVSGNLPTDFGFPIDVHAHEPETIYVVPIKSDSEHFVPDGKLRVYRSRTGGNQWEALTEGLPQKDCYVNVLRTAMAVDKLQPCGIYFGTSGGQVYGSSDAGDSWIPIVRDLPPVLSVEVQSLS; encoded by the coding sequence ATGAGCGCCGTTCGAGTGTTGGTCGGCACGCGCAAAGGGGCCTTTGTCCTCACGTCGGATGAATCACGTCAGAATTGGGAGACGAGTGGACCGCACTTTGCCGGTTGGGAGGTGTACCATCTCAAGGCCTCACCGATCGTGCCCGATCGGATCTTCGCCTCGCAGTCGTCGGCCTGGTTCGGACAATTGATTCAGCGTTCGGACGACGGCGGCCGCACCTGGACCCCGGTCGGCAACAAGTTCAGCTACGACGGTCCGACCGGCACGCACCTCTGGTATGACGGCACGCCGCATCCTTGGGAATTCAAGCGCGTCTGGTGCCTGGAACCGTCGTTGACCGACCCCGATGTGATCTACGCCGGCGCTGAGGACGCGGCCTTTTTCCGTTCGGACGATGGCGGCCAAAGTTGGCGCGAGCTGGCGGGGCTGCGGACGCATCCGACCAGCAACGTCTGGTCGCCCGGCGCCGGCGGCATGTGTCTGCACACGCTGCTGTTCGACCCCACCAACGCAAATCGCATGTATTGCGCGATCTCCGCGGCCGGGGCGTTTCGCACCGACGACGGCGGTCACACCTGGACGCCGATCAACCGCGGTCTGCGCAGCGAGCAGATTCCCAATCCGACGGCCGAAGTCGGCCACTGTGTGCACCGCATCGCCATGCACCCCTCCAGGCCGGGAGTGCTGTTCATGCAAAAGCATTGGGACATTATGCGCAGCGACGACGGCGGCGATTCGTGGTACGAGGTTAGCGGCAACTTGCCGACCGATTTCGGCTTTCCGATCGACGTGCACGCGCACGAGCCCGAGACGATTTACGTCGTGCCGATCAAGAGCGACTCCGAGCACTTCGTGCCCGACGGCAAATTGCGGGTCTACCGCAGCCGCACGGGCGGCAACCAATGGGAAGCCCTGACCGAAGGCTTGCCGCAAAAAGATTGCTACGTGAACGTGCTGCGGACGGCAATGGCGGTTGACAAGCTGCAGCCATGCGGGATCTATTTCGGCACGTCCGGCGGCCAGGTCTACGGCTCGTCCGACGCGGGCGATTCGTGGATACCGATCGTTCGCGACTTGCCGCCGGTGTTGTCGGTCGAGGTGCAGTCGTTGTCATGA
- a CDS encoding VOC family protein, which produces MAKVSTYLNFGRSTEQAFEFYRSVFGGEFIGGIHRFRDMPPGPGQPPLAEADKDLVMHVALRTLGEHVLMGTDAPESMGLQVQFGNNISINLEPDTRAEAERLFRALGAGGQVEMPLQDVFWGAYFGSLTDRFGVRWMVNCANAS; this is translated from the coding sequence ATGGCGAAGGTCAGCACCTATCTGAATTTTGGCCGCTCGACCGAGCAGGCCTTCGAGTTTTATCGTTCGGTCTTCGGCGGCGAATTCATCGGCGGCATCCACCGCTTCCGCGACATGCCGCCTGGCCCCGGTCAGCCGCCCCTGGCCGAGGCCGACAAGGACCTGGTCATGCACGTGGCCTTGCGCACGTTGGGCGAACACGTGCTGATGGGCACCGATGCGCCCGAGTCGATGGGCTTGCAGGTCCAGTTCGGCAACAACATCTCAATCAACCTCGAGCCCGATACGAGGGCCGAGGCCGAGCGGTTGTTTCGGGCGCTTGGTGCCGGCGGCCAGGTGGAGATGCCGCTGCAGGACGTCTTCTGGGGCGCTTACTTCGGCAGCCTGACCGACCGCTTTGGCGTGCGGTGGATGGTCAATTGCGCCAACGCGAGTTGA
- a CDS encoding DUF1801 domain-containing protein — translation MRKVRQAIRRAAPDAVESISYRMPAYKLHGKPLVYFAAFTAHLGMYPMTGATRTTFAAELARYKGGKGTVQFPFDEPLPLGLIRRIVQFRAREIRAARPAKKTAARKAGQPAPRRAAKR, via the coding sequence TTGCGCAAGGTTCGCCAGGCAATCCGCCGCGCGGCGCCGGATGCGGTCGAATCGATCAGTTATCGGATGCCGGCCTACAAGCTCCACGGCAAGCCGCTCGTCTACTTCGCGGCATTCACCGCGCACCTCGGCATGTACCCGATGACGGGCGCCACGCGCACGACGTTCGCCGCCGAACTGGCCAGGTACAAGGGCGGCAAAGGGACCGTACAGTTTCCGTTCGACGAGCCGCTGCCGCTCGGTTTGATCCGCCGCATCGTCCAATTCAGGGCTCGGGAGATCCGCGCGGCGCGGCCCGCGAAAAAGACTGCCGCCAGGAAGGCCGGGCAGCCTGCACCCCGGCGCGCCGCGAAACGCTGA